The following proteins are co-located in the Parafannyhessea umbonata genome:
- the ispG gene encoding flavodoxin-dependent (E)-4-hydroxy-3-methylbut-2-enyl-diphosphate synthase — translation MSDEKSVRPARELTHQVHVGSVAVGGGAPVSVQSMCTTKTDDPASTLAQIEGLAKAGCEIIRVAVPNAAALDGFGEICAQSPLPVVADIHFDHRLAIEAARRGAAALRINPGNIGSFDRVDAVIDEAGSRGIPIRIGVNAGSLDPKVDARQDLTLPQKLVASASSYVEHFRERGFDDIVLSAKAHSVPITLQTYRMLSRELPTVPLHVGVTEAGTLRQGTVKNCAGVGILLEQGIGDTMRLSLTADPVEEVNVAWDLLSSLGMRRLHPELVSCPTCGRCQVNLIGMAEEVSRRLATVKAPISVAVMGCVVNGPGESRDADLGIACGRGQGVLFRNGEKIRNVPEDQIVDELFREIEARYGD, via the coding sequence ATGAGTGATGAGAAAAGCGTGCGCCCCGCTCGCGAGCTCACGCACCAGGTGCACGTGGGGAGCGTTGCCGTCGGCGGCGGCGCGCCCGTGTCGGTGCAGTCCATGTGCACCACGAAGACGGACGATCCCGCGTCCACGCTCGCGCAGATCGAGGGTCTCGCAAAGGCCGGCTGCGAGATCATACGCGTCGCCGTCCCCAACGCGGCGGCGCTGGATGGCTTCGGCGAGATCTGCGCCCAGAGTCCGCTTCCCGTGGTCGCGGACATCCACTTCGACCACCGGCTTGCCATAGAGGCGGCGCGCCGAGGCGCGGCTGCGCTTCGCATAAACCCCGGCAACATCGGCTCGTTCGACCGCGTGGACGCCGTGATCGACGAAGCCGGAAGCCGGGGGATCCCCATCCGCATCGGCGTGAACGCAGGCTCGCTCGATCCCAAGGTCGACGCGCGCCAGGACCTCACGCTGCCGCAGAAGCTCGTCGCGTCCGCCTCCTCCTACGTGGAGCACTTCCGCGAGCGTGGCTTCGACGACATCGTGCTCTCCGCGAAGGCGCACTCCGTGCCCATCACGCTCCAGACGTACCGCATGCTCTCGCGCGAGCTTCCCACGGTGCCGCTGCACGTGGGCGTCACGGAGGCCGGCACGTTGCGGCAAGGCACGGTCAAGAACTGCGCAGGCGTCGGCATCCTGCTCGAGCAGGGCATAGGTGACACCATGCGCCTCTCGCTCACGGCCGACCCCGTGGAGGAGGTCAACGTCGCCTGGGACCTTCTGTCCTCGCTCGGCATGCGTCGACTGCATCCCGAGCTCGTCAGCTGTCCCACGTGCGGGCGCTGCCAGGTCAACCTCATCGGTATGGCGGAGGAGGTCTCCCGCAGGCTCGCCACGGTCAAGGCACCGATCTCCGTCGCGGTCATGGGGTGCGTCGTAAACGGCCCCGGCGAGTCGCGCGACGCGGACCTCGGCATCGCGTGCGGCCGCGGCCAGGGCGTGCTGTTCCGCAATGGCGAGAAGATTCGAAACGTCCCGGAAGACCAGATCGTGGACGAGCTCTTCCGCGAGATAGAGGCCCGCTACGGGGACTAG